One Polynucleobacter sp. SHI8 genomic window, ATAAGGCCAAGAGTAGCCCGATAGATAGACTACAACCAGTAAGTATCCCTAAAACGAGGATGCGATCAGACTCCCAACTGTAGATAACGATGAACAGTGCCAACATGGCCAGGCCAAGGAATAAAAAGAACAAAGCACTCACAATTAATACGAGTTGGTTTATAAATTTTCTTCTAGCTATAAGTATGTCAACCGA contains:
- a CDS encoding phage holin family protein, with the protein product MSQENLLSAIKNLVSTGASIAQTRLELISVDILIARRKFINQLVLIVSALFFLFLGLAMLALFIVIYSWESDRILVLGILTGCSLSIGLLLALLTMQSLRTMPNLFEASIAELAKDREVLSK